The DNA segment GCTGAAGTAGCAGCGTGTACTTGTAACCAAAAATaggaaaagcagagcagctttctgcttctctcatatataaaaatatcaactGGTTGAAGCTGGAAGTATTCTACTTTATCTGGCTTACCAGAAGGCcacaatttaaaataagtttggGGTGAAAAGCCtagtcttgaaaaaaaacaactaaccaaACATACAAATTTAAGCTTAGTAGTTGCCTACAATACTGTGGTATTGTTCCTAGCTAGGAAGAATATACCACCTAACTCGGTTTCAGAAACAATCCTATTCCCTAGTCCAGGTTTTTGTAAAGCCTGATCCCACCCCGACAAAGTAATTCATTAAGCCCAGACAGCCCTTTCTGACCTTTGCTCTCCTCTCAGCAGGATGATCTGACCGAAAACCTGTCTGGTGCTGCCTGGATAGTAGGGGGTAGAGAATGACGTGCTTTTGGGTTAACACTTTGTTATTCCAAAGAGCACCAGCCACTTTTCAGGAATTCTTTAGCACTAAGATCGCAGGTAGGTAACTCGCTTCCATCACAAGTTACTAAAATGAGTCAGTTTGCTGGTCAAGTTGTAACGGACTGTCAGTCTGAAAGTGTTTATTGTTTATTAATACATAAGTTAGAACACTTAAGTTGCTACTACAGTGTAGGTAACCACACTTCCTAGCGTGCTTCAAAAGCCCTAAGCAGTCGGTACAAAGATGCATCCCCTAGCCCCACTCAAAGCAACGCAAACTCACGTCCAGGGTCCAGATCTCCCCGGACAGGCAGCTGTTTGGAATGCTGCTCGTGCCTTCATAGCCTACCTTGCACACCTTCAGAACACGTTTGAAGTTCATTTTTCAGGTGGCCAAATGATTTCCTGAAGGGCATGGCAGAGATCTGCTGCGCACGCAGTTTCACCAGGTTTGACAAGGAATTTGGAGAGCCCTGCGTTTGAGGAGGTCTCCTGCCGAAGAAGGGGTAAAGTTTAGGGGCTCTGTGATTAAGCAGGTTTGCCATCAGATAAGCGGCTTCCAAAATCCCATTAATGGTGTCCCCACCACCGATGAACAATTTTATCTTCGTGTTCAGTCACCAGGGTCCTATTACCGCATTCTTCCCAACGTCTGACCTTCCCGTTCTCCACCAAGATAAATTTCCACTCCACTTTGGTGTCTACTGGCAAACTAATGGATTCGGACCAGAAGCCATCCTTGTCGTACTTGAGGGGAACGTAGCTGTGCCACTGGCCAAGACACTCGTGGTCACCAGTAACACCAATCAGCTGAGCGTCAGAGTGGGTGATGTAGTGTACGCGGAAAGTCACGTGGATATTTTGAAACATGGGGGGCACAGCCGCAACTCTCTTTGCTCTCGAGTCCCCATCGGGGCAGTCTCCTTGTTCCCATTCCTTGCTGTCGGGGTCTTCCATGCTGCCGTTCTTGCCAGCCTCCTCCCAGGCCAGGTGCTCCGAAAGAACTTCCCATTCTTCATGGTCCATGCTCTCAGCTGGCTGACCCGGCTGCTCCTCGCTTCTGCCCTTACAAACACCATCAGAGGCTCCTGCCAAGTTCATCACGCACCATCCATCACTTGCCTGTCCCATCGGGCCTCTCAACTTGCCTGCCTGGCTGCCGTGCCCATCGGCTGGATGCTCCCTGGTGTCGGTGGCACCCTGCTTCGGGAGCAGCTGCTCCATCTCCAGAGGTTTGTCTGAGTCTCGGCTGCTTGAAACATGGTTAAGCTCTTTCCTTGGAACAGCCGCCAGATCCTCTCCTGCCTTCCGAGGGCTGGCCACGGCAGCAGCCTTGGTCTCCAGCAGCGCTTGCTCGCCGGTCGCCTCTAAAAACGACATTATTCAAACAGGAATGGTTTAAACAAGGCAGATAAGCCCAGCGGCAGCAAACCCAAGCCCTCACTTGCAGGCTCGGGCAGACCCAGACACACCGAACGCCCCGCACCACCCCGCCCGGTACCTGTGGCCGCCGCCGCTTCGCCCCTCGCCTGCGGGGACCCCTCGCCGCCTCCCTCCTCGCCTCGCCCGTCACCGTACCACAGCCAGGCGACCAGGGCGGCCAGCAGCCCCACCACCAGCGCCGGCCACAGCCCCggccacagccagccccagccgcGGGCctcggcggggagggaggcggcggcggccggcgggaagcgcggcggggcggcgggctgCCGCAGCACGGGAGGGCCGCGGTCGCGGGCCATGGCCGAGCGCTGGCAGCAGAGCCACCGCCGTCCccgtccttccccctccccgccgccgccaccaccacgcCCGGAGCCGCTTTAAGGCAggtcccggccccggggaggagccgccgccggggcgggagggggctccCCATGGCGCCTGGCTGGTCAGAgttaaaaggcagagaagaggcagGTCAGAGTTAAAAAAGTCGCAAGTTAGGCGAGAAAAAGTTGAAAGGcttgctttctcttccctccacatcccctcctctTTGCCGTTTCTCCCTTCTCTGTCCTCATTTTGTCTCTGCACAAGGTCGCTGCGCTGCAAGTGTTTTGAACCACAGATAATGCAAAAATGAAGGGAGGTGACATGCAAAAGTTGAGAACCGAATGCTGGAGTTTCTTAACTATTTTTGTATGAAAGCAAGCATTGGAGCTGTAGTAACTGCGGAGGTTTATGAAGTTTCATCCCAGCAGAACCAGTGGGCTTAGATTTATATGCTCTAACAGGTGTGCTGAGGGTGACTCATTTGCTTGTACTTTTAATGCTTGTGCTGATGAAAGTCCAGACTTTCTCTGGTATCCCTGAGAAGTGAGATGAATTTACTACTAATTTTGTAACTTCTGCATCATACTCTAATGACTATAATTGGATTTCTTAACATTGTTCTGCTCTCCTGTCTTCCGTATTATGCTCAGGAAGCTTGTTTGGACTACCGGGACCTCAGAGTCCATTAGCGCGGAGGGTAtttgatgtttattttaatttacccTCATTTTACTACCTGAGTTTCCTTTTGAAGAGATGATGtcaaattctgtttcaaaattaaaaggttATACAGATAAATCTTACTAGGAAACAAAGAAATTTAGTAAATGTAGCTTATGACTTTGTATTTTGAATTGGTAATTCTGGAGTGACAAACTGAAAATGTTTATCAGTGTAGACTATTAACACCAAAGATTAACACCAGAGAAGGAGTTAGGGTAGGCAGTTCCACTCATTTTTGACTACTGTCTTTTTTCAATCCATTCTTTTTATCTGAACAAAGGTGTTGTCATTACTTGATTTCCAAAGCCCACTGATGAGATTTTATCCGCCATCTCATTAGAAAAGAGAATGGCTAAGTGGATGTCCCAATAAGTCTATTTCCAGTGTGTGAACTTCTTAATCTTCCAGTGTCATTTAGAGCAGTGCTACCTCAGCTTAACAGGACAGTAAATGTCATTCGAATTTATAGAAGCACAAGTGTGCAGTCTCCCTGACTGATGTAGTGCACAGTGGCCTGTGCGAATACACAGAGTTCATGatctaaatatttttcctttctttgcttatCACAGTAGCTAAGCCACCTTCTCTGAAGCCCTCCTCCAACAAAGTGCTGAGCTTGTGCTTAagtaaaaatatctattttggtACTTTGATGTGTGGGATGCGTTCAGGCATGTGCTAAACATGCCCCGCTCAGATCTTCCGCTCAATAATACAGTGAAAGAGAAGAGCTGAGAATCTAGGACCTGCCTGGGCACTTTCGCAGTGACTGTGGCTTTGGGTGCACTCTCTTTTACCACTGTTGATGCTTCAAGGTGCAGCTTAGCGTTGCCACTTAAAACAGACACTTGACTGTAATGGGTTGTGTTAACTACTGAAATTCTTTGCATAGTATATGATATTTTCGTTTACTTCTAATCCTTTTTTGTCATCTTCAAAACAGAGACAGTCCCATGCTCTGTATTTGTACACCACCTTGCTCAGCCGGGATTATCAATTAAGGCACCTACACGCTGCTGTTCTTTAGGTAGTATGTGTGTACTGCAATTTAAGATTCCTAGTCATCTCCCTGAAGCAGAGCAGACAAAAATCATCAATTATTGTATGATTACGCTAAAAGAGCA comes from the Chroicocephalus ridibundus chromosome 5, bChrRid1.1, whole genome shotgun sequence genome and includes:
- the STBD1 gene encoding starch-binding domain-containing protein 1 gives rise to the protein MARDRGPPVLRQPAAPPRFPPAAAASLPAEARGWGWLWPGLWPALVVGLLAALVAWLWYGDGRGEEGGGEGSPQARGEAAAATEATGEQALLETKAAAVASPRKAGEDLAAVPRKELNHVSSSRDSDKPLEMEQLLPKQGATDTREHPADGHGSQAGKLRGPMGQASDGWCVMNLAGASDGVCKGRSEEQPGQPAESMDHEEWEVLSEHLAWEEAGKNGSMEDPDSKEWEQGDCPDGDSRAKRVAAVPPMFQNIHVTFRVHYITHSDAQLIGVTGDHECLGQWHSYVPLKYDKDGFWSESISLPVDTKVEWKFILVENGKVRRWEECGNRTLVTEHEDKIVHRWWGHH